Below is a window of Equus quagga isolate Etosha38 chromosome 1, UCLA_HA_Equagga_1.0, whole genome shotgun sequence DNA.
AAGACCTTCCCACACCCCGGGAAAGGACAGGGGAAGGGCTTCTCGCCCGTGTGCACGCGGATGTGATTTACAAGTTTGTATTTGGCTTTAAAGGGCTTGCCCTGGCGCGGACACTCCTCCCAGAAGCAGATGTGGTTGGCCTGCTCCGGGCCGCCGACGTGCTCCACGGTGACGTGCGTGACCAGCTCGTGCATCGTGCTGAAAGTTTTGGAGCAGAGGCGCGGCGGTGCGGGGCCGTCGGCTGCCAGCCACTTGCAGATGAGCTCTTGCTTGATGGGCTGGCGCATGTAGCGGAAGAAGGCGCCGGGACCGTGGGGCGCGGCGAGGTTCACGGTCAGGTTCATGCCCCCATAGCTGTGCAGGGCCGCGGCAGCTGCCAGGGCGTCGCTGCGGGCCACGGGTCCCGGCGCGAAGGGTTCAGGCCTAGCGTACATGTCTCCGGGGAGCCCCAGACGCAGGAGTCCGTTCAAAGTGCCgctgggggaggcctggggaggctgctCGTGAAGGCCCGGGAACACCGAGGGGCTGGAGGCAGCAGCGAGCTGGGGGCCATGGTGTCCGGAGCTGCTACCTGTTGTCGAGACAAATAGCGCACGTGAGAACGGGTGACCTGGGCTGAGCGTTCCACCGGGCCCCGGGGGgcaagcccagcccagccacacCACGGCCTCTGCCGTCAGCGCGGGGACTTGGAGCCGGCCAGCGGCGGCTGCGAACCGGGCGGACAGCGCGAGGCCAAGCGCCTCCACCGCGGTCGGCCTGGACAGCTGTTTGGTAGAGCCCCCTGACGCCCCATGAGCGGCAGAGGGACGGTGACAGCGGGGCAGGTGGAAGGGACAGTGGCGTGCGCAGTGCTGAGTCTGTGGGTTGCTGGGGGCCCCCGGGTTCTGCTTCCGTGGGGTCCGACCTGCGCCCCGAGCGCACTTCGGGGGCCCACTCCCCGGGGCTCTACGGGACGCAGCGCCCTGCCTGGGAGCGGAGGAGAGGGAAGTGGTGATGTTGAAGGTGGTGGTGGGACTGAGGTGCCCCAGCCATCTATATGAATTTCAGCGCCCAGCTCCACTGGGAGAGGGCGGCCTTGTGCATCCCGGCCGGGGCTCCCTAGGTCGGGCCGCTCACGCCACCGTCACCTGACAGCCGGAAGGGGATAGAACAACCACAAAAAACTTCTGCAAAGTTGGGGGGTTTTCCCCCTCAAATTTTGGgttgtgacttttttttcctccctctttctcggTCTTTAATGACGACTTGAAATCCCTTACACTACAGAGGCAGCAGCGGGGCGCGTAAGGAAGTGAATAGAGATTTGGGGCCGTGGCCCGGGCCCGCCGAGAGGGACAATCGCCTAGGTCGCCCATTGGCCCGCGGCCGGGCCCGACGTCAGCGATGACAGGTCCCGCTGCACgcggatacacacacacacacactcacaactGCTCCcgctccctccccgcccccccccccccccccccccccccccccccgcatctCACGCTTCTACTGCTCATGCGCTCTGACCCGGGCATcgattcttttctctcctctggagccccctccccctcctctccggAAAGCTGGGAAGCACTGCTCTGCCTCGCTACTCCTGGAAGGGAgccggcctggggtttgcctccTTTCACCCCGACTTTTGGGGAGGGGGCGTTGCGCTGCACGTGATGTCCTCCGGGCAGCCCTACTGGGACTGACGGAACACCCGGCTCGCGGGGCCGGCGGCCTGCTTCCGCAGTCTGTCCCGGGAGCCAGGAGGCAGTGAGGGCCGGGATCCAGGGAGGAAAGGCGGCTGCAGACTAGGCGGCCGGGAGCGGGCGAACTCCTATGCTCCTAGGCTGGCGGCGCTTGAGCCTGATTTTTTTCTCGCTTTCTCCGAAATTTCTCGcgtccctcatctctctctctctctctctctctctctctctctctctctctcccagttcCCCAAACCCCTGACCACACTTCGCCTTCCTACTTGGagtctttcttctcccctccccctctcccttctcccgaCTCCATTCTTCCCACTCAGCCTTGCCGGCCCCTCCTCCCGGGTGACTGGCGCTCTCAGAGACGCGCGAACCCGGAATCCGGCCCTGCCCGGAGCCTGGAGTGAGCCGGCGGCGGTGATGACCGGGGAGAGGCTGGCCTCGAACCCACAGCGCCCTCCTGAAAGGGGCTAGGAATCCTCCCCGCCGCCGATCACACAGACCCGCCGGCCGGCTGGCCAAAGAAACAAAGGCGAGGGGCGCGCAGCTCGGAGGAGAGGTCCTTGCCCCCGGCTCTCCCTCTGTCAATCTGCGGTCTGGGGCTCTGGACCATGCCGCCAGAGCCTCTGGGAAAGGGGACCCGGGGATCTCTTCCACGTTCAGCTCCGAGCCACTTGTTGCCCGCGGCCCGAGGCTCTGCCTCCTCGCTTGCCTTCAGGGCTTTGAGAAGAGTGGACGCGGCGTCTCCCgcccaggcagagagagggacTGCGGGCCCATGGCCTCCTCTCTCGGGACGCCCTCCTGGACTGAGGGTTCCACCGTCTTGAGGCAGGGGTCGGCCGGTGCAAAAACCCTTCAGTTCTGGCCCAGCTGAGTGTGGCATAAACGGGGGAGTGTCCTTTGTTTGCGCGGACCGGCCAGGGCCAGCTGCACCGCCTGGCGATTTAAAGGACCGCTCGCCCTGACGCCTGCCTTGCTGTCTCTAGCCGAAAATGCCAACCTAAGTGCTTGGGCCTCCCTGGCGGCCATAGAAAGCGTCCCCAAGGCAGAGAAAGGCTTGGCTTTTTGACAGAAGTTTTAAGGATTGAGTAAAAGACCCCGTACCCATAGCAGAGGTGAGAAGTTTGAACAGATTACTAGATCTCTGACTCGGAACTGACTGAGttgccccacccacccccagcaccaAGGACTGTTATTGCACATTTCTCTGTGGGTAAATAAGggtttctttgaaattttaaaaaataattagtggTTGGCAGATTCTTTGagagttttttcatttaatgcaTTGTTCCCCTCTCGGGGCGCATCTTATCCTGGGATTAACTTCCACAACAATATCCCTCAGCTTTGACAAGTCCGGGTCTTTCTGCTTCTCCCGCAGAAGAGCTTAAGCAATGCTACCAATAGATGCTACCttagcattaaaagaaaaaaaaagttgaaggagAGCATTTGACCCTCGAACCCCTTCTGCTCTGGGAACCAAGGGCTTGCACACCACAGTGCTGAGACTAGATGTTGAGGCTTGgtctcatttccttgcttttactCTCTCTCACCCTCACTTTCTGGGATCTGTCCACAGGCACCTCCTCCCTGGTCTCTGGCCCTGTCTTCCTTCCGGGAAGCAAGGCCAGCCCCGGTCTCTAGCAGTGTGTTCCCACATCTCAGTGAGTGGTTTCAAGGCTCCCCACTGTGCAGGTGTCTGTTGAATGATACAGTTGTCTAGGCAAGTCTGGGTTGAACCCATGAAGGGCTCTGtaacaaaaactaaaagcaaaacccaaaatgAGTGTGTTCATCCCTGGGACCCTTTGCCCAGCTGTTTCTCCTCAACAACCCTTAACAGAGAGCTCAGTCAGCTCCTCCTGGAGTGCCTAAGTGCAGGGGCACTTCTGCAGTTGTACagcaattaaaacattttctttcccacCTGAACCTAGGTGATCTAGAACCTACTGTTCAGGATATTTGTCAAACTCACCATACACTTTGGCTTCCATTAGAAGTCTGATTTGTACAAAAATGGAACCcttaatatacatacatactgtGACTCCACCTGCATCGAAATCTTTGAATGACAGTATGGAATAAAGGTATTTAAGTTGTTTTGGGCTGTGGGCCCTTTTGGAAGCCTGGTGAAGCCTGTAAACTCTAATAGTCCTGTGTTTGTTGCCCGTACTtataatagaaggaaagtatAATTTTCGACTAGAAGgtgatgaaaaataaagatgcaattttCTTCCCATCCTAGTTCGTGAACCCCCTAAATTCTAAGCACTGACTCCGTGGACTCCAGGGATATGAAGCAGAGCTTTTGTACACAGAGACTGTTTGTACACTACACACTCTCTCTTACTAACTTTACCCTTGAAAAGCTTTGAACATGTGCATGGCTTTTTGTGCCAACAGCAAAAGGGCAGCTACATCTGATTCAGCCAAATTCGCGGACAGTAACCTGGCGCCGTGGAGCTCCTTCCCAGATGCAGCCTTCTCTTGAAGCACTGAAAACATCTGGACCCATCATGGGTAGATGCTTCTTGAGTAGCCAGGGGTCACTCAACCTGTAGGTCACTAGGGTTGCCTGATGCTCACAAGTTCCTTGGAGCCACATGGTTCACACTCGGGTTGTCTAAACACAGCAATGGGACCAGGCATGCTCCCAGAGGGCCATTTCCCGAgggacagaaataggaaaaaaaaaaatccctttcacGCACAAATGTTTATAGACAGGGAACTTGGGGCAATTACACAAGAGTTTTCAAGGCATTCTCTGAAATAAGCTCCAAAGCAGTATCCAGCTAACCACACATGTCAGGGAGGCATACTTTAGTCTTCAGAGCCACCCCTTTGAGTCTCTCAGTGCCCACGTAGCAAGGTCACTGACTATTGGTTGGGCAGGCTGAGGAGCCGTATTCCTCAGTGGTgctcagaatttttctttcagaaagttATCCAACCACACTTATCCCCAGTATCAAATGCTTGGCTGGAGCACTCTATTCCTGACCTTGTTGGGGGTTATAGCATTGTTGAGTCTACTTTCCTGCTTGAATtgcagaaagaagaaacattctGCAGCCCAGAGATCTTCAGCAGAGGTCAAAGAAGCAGTGGGGGCTTTCCTGGGGGCCTCTGTGGAGCAGTTCCACCACCAGACCTCAAACATCTCTCCAGGCCCAGAATCCTGGCCCCAGCACCTTCATTTACCCCAGCCAGGCCACAACCACAGTACAAACTAAAGTGATTTTCTGGTCCTGCTGTATAGAAATACATATGGTGGCCCTACCATCTGCCAGAGGTCCTCACATCACTGGCCCAAGTGGGCGGATATCTGACCTCTCTCCcttggaaaggaaagaagtgtgtgtgtgtgtgggggggggggggggggggaacttCAGATCAATAGCTaggatatttttacattttgatcttTTAAACAATGCTCAATGATGATTATCTGTTGCAGGTTATGCCCAGAGCAGGATCCTAGGAGATGAGGGCCactgcacagagcctggccaAACACAAGCCTTGTTCCCTGAGGGTTCTGCATCTAGATCTGCAGTCACTTGTTCaatcttttcttccctgtttctgGCCAGGTTACCACCCTAAAACAAGGGGCAAATCTGTTCATAGGCTATCCACAGACAGACTTCAGATTCCTGCAGTGAGAGGCTGTCTCCAGTCttatgaaaaaaatagtaatCACTTAAGCCCCAGGAGCCCACCGTATGTCCAAGCCCAAATTGTACAAAGAAGATGAGATCTCTCAAGATTTTGGAGATAAAGGAGGCTAGTCTTACCCTCTGCTACGGAAGTTTGGGCTTTAATCATTGTTAATGAAATGGAGTATGAAAGAAAACATACTTGCATAGAATTTAATTTCCAAGTAACAGTTCTGCAAAACATCTTTTGACGAAAGATTAAGAAACATGGCTAAAGCATCTTCCGGAACAGCACTGAGGAATTAAAACAACTGAATTTACATAATAACCACATCTCTCTTGAGAATTCTGCCATCAAATCATCCCAAAATAATAGAAGAGAGCCATTCCCTGAGTTGTCCATTTAACTTTTGTTCAGAAGGTTGCCTTTCCTGTCAACAAGGGAATACCTTAGAGGCAACCGGCAGCTGGTGGTGTAGTTGAAATGAGGGAAACTAGACGCCTGGAAGGGGAAACACCCAACCCTAAATCATATGCTTATTCTAAAtggaatattaaattaaattcttcACAATGAAGGTATTCCTGACAGAGCGGCTGTCAGTCACTCCTTGTTCAGACACCACATTGTGGGAACGTCGTTGCCGCCACATTGCAGAAGGCTGGTGTCCCTGGTAAAGATGATGCATATCATGTAAACCCCATCACCAAGATCAAAGTCTGCTCCTTTCATGGAAGCCAATACATGTCAAACCTCATTCCAATCAAATCGTCCGGAAATGAATTCAAGATGAATATGTCATAGAGTAATGTGACAGTGGAACTACAAAAGGTCAGGGGTGGTTGTTTCAATGAGAGAGTCGTCAAATATTAATTCTAGAATGTCTAGATGAGTAGGCATTGAGGGGGATTAGCCGGCTGCTGGTGGGACTTGGGTCGCTGATTCGTGTGCAAATGCATCAAATGCCAAGGTGTTGTTCTAAGTTTCATCGAAACTCTGGAAACATCCCTAAATCCACAACCCAACATAACCAGCAGACAAAACAGAACTTCCTACTTAAACACACAACAGCAACATTCACGAGAGGATTTTGACTTACTTGACTCTTTCAGGGAGTTTCGGTAAAGCCGTAATCGTTTCCTCATCACCAAGGAAGTCTTGTATCTCATTTTCTGACTTTGAACCTgtttgagaagaaaagagggataGTGCCCAGTTAAACAATTCCATACATGTCTGTATGGTAAGATCATGTGGCCAGAGTGTACGAGGAGGAAAGGTGTCGGTCTGAAGAATCCTTCAGTCTGTCTTTGACCATTTTCAAATCtggaagtgaaagaaaaggaCTGTGCTAGAGCTACCCATGTTTATTGCAAAACAATATATCCTtggtgataaaaaaaattattgaaaatcaaCATTTCCCAACTAGACTTTTATCTGAACTCATTTGTTGATCCCCTTGCAGGTACAATTAAGCACCCTATCAGTCAGTCAGTGTTCAAACATCTCTAACTTCTAGAATTTGAATTTACTGTGGGAGATGCCCCCATTATTCTCTTTAAGTTTATTAACCAAGTTCAGTGAGATGTAATGGGGAAGGCAGGGTGCCCTCTGGGAGGATAGCAGGTTAAAAATGGAGTTGTAAGTGTTGGAAGTGAGGGGAGAGGAATTTCTTTACAGAATTATAGATCCTGTTCCACCCATAGTGGTGTGGAATCTGTAACCCTCACATGGCTTCCACCTAGAAACCCATTTGAAAGCCATCACTGGTTGATTTTTCAAAGTTAATACAAAATGCATcagataaggggaaaaaagtatcATTCCTATCATCTGGTCCTGGCTGTTCccatttcttaattaaaaaggTCAGAAATACCTCCCCCCCAAATATTTGCATTCCTTATCCGGTTCACTCTGAGGATACAGCTGTAAGCCTTTGGCATCCTAAAGCTTGAAACCCGTCCTGGGGACCTCTGCATCTGTCAGTCGAGGCTAACGGCAGTGGAGCAGCCAAACACAGGCGATCCACCCAGCCCCAACCCTCAGTTTAGCCTAGAAAGACAAACAGTCATTGAAAGGTCTCAGGCTGGACAAACACAGGAGCCCTCTGTCAATGAGAACGTCTGCCTGCCTTGACACTCCAGCCCACAGAACAAGCGGGTGTTTAACTTGTTGAACCACAGGCCAGATCCAAGTGGGGCTCTGCTATCTCAAAGGCTTTCCAGTTCTCTATGCGCAAAGatcactttctctctccctcaaccCCCAACCCAGGATTGAACTAGCTTGGGGTTTTTcacccttccctctcccttctttgcTAGGTCTAAGCCTGAGGGGTGGAGTAGGGTGGGGTAGACTCACCTTTTCCCAGaggattttacttattttcaattctttctaaCCAAAAGGCATCTGTCCCCAAAGGAAATAAGTTCTTTCCCGCACaaatcaggaaagaaaggaggccCAACTTTGCATTCCTACAGAAGGCGGCATGCTGGGCGTCCTCGCTCTAAAATTTCCTCATGGCAGGATGTCTGGCACGGGAGAAGTCCTGGTTGGTCGGAACTAATAGAATTTACTTTTTTGCTTTGGAGGGAAATGAGTGTGAGTTTCCCTAGAGAATTCTGTCCACCCACAATGCTGCCCAAGCCCTCCCTTTAAGAGGCCTGGGTCACTTCTACCCCCAGGTCCTGGCAGTCTTTTGTGCATTACAAACCCACAGGCGAGCaaacaaatgttgcagaggctGGACTTCGGCGGGCAACTGGGACCTTAAACTGCCCTCTGTAGCAGCTCTATCACGAGCTGGTGCAGGGAACCAGGGTAAATATCTTCTCCTTTGGTTCAAACTCTGACCCCACTTTGCAAGCCAGTCATCTCGCTGAAGGAGGGGTGAGAGAATTTGGGAGCAGTCCCTGGGCCCCTGGACCTGAGATCCCTACCAACCCAGGAATATAAAAGCCCCGAAAAATGCTGGGCTTGGTTTTCCCTAAATGATAGCTTCAGACTTGTCTCCTCACACCAGCCACGGCCACTGAATCACCGGGCAGGAGCACAATCTGGAGACTCATTGGAAtctgccttcctccccacaccTTGAGAAGAGGAAAGGGTGCCAGCGAGCCCGGGGAATTGATCGCGCTGGGAGAGAGCCAAGAAGGTGGGCCGGTGGGTACATGCAAAAGGGACCATTTTTCTTTGGGGGAACACCCAGGCTGAATGTTGTGGCGTCACCCTAGCCAGGGCAggcctgcccaaggtcagagGTCACCTGTATCCTGCTTCCAAAGCCAGCAACTTCAGTCACCAAGCCGTCAAGGCTGCTGCACACAGATTAACCCGCAGGCCCGCCGGCAAGGGCATGCCCGCCTCCAGGCCACGGCCCAGGCGGGTGTGGAGCAGAGGCCCTGCAGGCTGCTTGGAGTTCCCAAGCTAAAGCCCAAACtactcctggcctctgccggtgGCCTGCTGTTGCCAGCTACCCCCGGTAGCTCCCTGGCTCCCCTCCGTCGGGCCCTCAAGCACCAGGATGTTGAGCTGCGAGCTGGGTTGTGCCCTggccttttctcattcttctgttCCCTTGAGGGAAG
It encodes the following:
- the ZIC4 gene encoding zinc finger protein ZIC 4 is translated as MRYKTSLVMRKRLRLYRNSLKESSSSSGHHGPQLAAASSPSVFPGLHEQPPQASPSGTLNGLLRLGLPGDMYARPEPFAPGPVARSDALAAAAALHSYGGMNLTVNLAAPHGPGAFFRYMRQPIKQELICKWLAADGPAPPRLCSKTFSTMHELVTHVTVEHVGGPEQANHICFWEECPRQGKPFKAKYKLVNHIRVHTGEKPFPCPFPGCGKVFARSENLKIHKRTHTGEKPFRCEFEGCERRFANSSDRKKHSHVHTSDKPYTCKVRGCDKCYTHPSSLRKHMKVHGRSPPPPSSGYDSATPSALVSPSSDFGREPPVASSAAVAARGADLSE